In Serratia liquefaciens ATCC 27592, the genomic stretch AACGCGATCAAGGTGCTGGAGCATGTTGATTTGCAGGTGGCCCCAGGCAGCCGCACCGCGATTGTCGGCCCTTCCGGCTCGGGGAAAACCACCCTGCTGCGCATCATCGCCGGCTTCGAAATACCGGACAGCGGTCGGGTGATGTTGCAGGGCCATTCGATGGACAATGGCAGCGGCTGGGTGCCGGCGCACCTGCGGGGCATTGGTTTTGTCCCGCAAGATGGCGCGCTGTTTCCGCACTTCACCGTGGCCGGCAATATCGGTTTTGGCCTGAAGGGCAGCAAGCGCGACAAGCAGCTGCGTATAGATGCGCTGATGGACATGGTGGCGCTGGATCGTCGCCTGGGTGCACTGTGGCCCCACGAACTTTCTGGCGGGCAACAGCAACGCGTGGCGTTGGCCCGGGCACTCTCCCAGCAGCCGAAATTGATGTTGCTGGATGAACCCTTCTCCGCGCTGGATACCGGCTTGCGTGCCGCGACCCGCAAAGCGGTGGCAGAGCTGCTGGCCGAAGCCAAAGTGGCGTCTATTTTGGTGACCCACGATCAGACTGAAGCGTTGTCGTTTGCCGATCAGGTAGCGGTGATGCGCAATGGCCGTCTGGCACAGGTTGGGCCGCCGCAGGATCTTTATCTACGACCGGTCGACGAACCCACCGCCACATTTTTAGGTGAGACGCTGGTGCTCTCCGCCGATCTGGAACAGGGTTGGGCCCAGTGCGCGTTGGGGCGGATTGCCGTGGACGACTGTAGACGCCGTGGGCCTGCCCGCATCATGCTGCGGCCGGAGCAAATCCAAATCAGTCAGTCCGAGTCGCAACACTCCAGCCAGGCGGTAGTGACCCACATCGATTTCGCCGGTTTTGTCTCCACCCTGAATTTGCGTATGGCCAACAACGACGCCACGATTGAACTTAAAACCGTCAGCCGCGAAGGCCTTCGCGCCGGTACCCTGGTCAATCTGAATATCATCGGTCAGGCACATATTTTTGCCGGGTAATGCCTCCCACTCAGTCAAACCGGTGCCTGCAGAACAGGCATCGGTATCCCCCGAACCTGGCCTTCGCGTTGCAGTACTCTGGCGTCTCACTCAACTCGCTCAACGATAAAACCTATCGCAGCCATCGTTGAGTAAAAACCCTTTCATCAACTACGATTAGTTTGTGACCGGTGCAAGCATTCACCCGTCCGGAGATAACCCACAGAGGATTATCATAATTATTCATGCTGCTTAAAGCCGCCCTTCTT encodes the following:
- a CDS encoding ABC transporter ATP-binding protein, with product MSTLELQGIGKSYNAIKVLEHVDLQVAPGSRTAIVGPSGSGKTTLLRIIAGFEIPDSGRVMLQGHSMDNGSGWVPAHLRGIGFVPQDGALFPHFTVAGNIGFGLKGSKRDKQLRIDALMDMVALDRRLGALWPHELSGGQQQRVALARALSQQPKLMLLDEPFSALDTGLRAATRKAVAELLAEAKVASILVTHDQTEALSFADQVAVMRNGRLAQVGPPQDLYLRPVDEPTATFLGETLVLSADLEQGWAQCALGRIAVDDCRRRGPARIMLRPEQIQISQSESQHSSQAVVTHIDFAGFVSTLNLRMANNDATIELKTVSREGLRAGTLVNLNIIGQAHIFAG